In Candidatus Rokuibacteriota bacterium, a single genomic region encodes these proteins:
- a CDS encoding Zn-dependent hydrolase, translating to MRINRKRLEESMEALGRVGATAKGGLNRVALTDDDRRGRDLLVEWMRQAGLSVTVDQMGNIFGQRAGSDGVAPVMMGSHADSVPTGGKYDGQLGVLCALEAIRTLNDRKAATRHPVAMAIFTNEEGARFQPAMIGSGVMAGKIPLEDAYNARDRGGVRLGDELERIGYLGSEPCVPRPLRAYLELHIEQGPILEEQHLSVGVVEGIVAISWSRLTLTGVQDHAGPTPMRIRHDALVAAAEIVRGVREIPRKIGGDMVSTVGRLDLTPNIPNAIPGRVSLSVDLRAPDEHHVTRALGFLDRLVKDAARVEGVTYELDHYWRVPRTHFDIEVVDTIEEAAKGLGYGYRRILSGAGHDAQYMAAICPTGMIFVPSRDGRSHCEEEFTSMDDIEKGANTLLLAASKLAGAA from the coding sequence ATGCGCATCAACCGCAAGCGGCTCGAGGAGAGCATGGAGGCGCTCGGGCGAGTCGGCGCGACCGCCAAGGGCGGGCTCAACCGCGTGGCGCTCACCGACGACGACCGCCGCGGCCGGGATCTCCTCGTGGAATGGATGCGCCAGGCCGGTCTCAGCGTCACGGTAGACCAGATGGGCAACATCTTCGGCCAGCGCGCCGGATCGGACGGCGTGGCGCCCGTCATGATGGGCTCGCACGCCGACTCGGTGCCGACGGGCGGGAAGTACGACGGCCAGCTGGGCGTCCTCTGCGCGCTCGAGGCCATCCGGACCCTCAACGACCGCAAGGCCGCGACGCGCCACCCGGTCGCGATGGCCATCTTCACCAACGAGGAGGGGGCGCGCTTCCAGCCCGCCATGATCGGCTCGGGGGTCATGGCAGGGAAAATCCCACTCGAAGACGCCTACAACGCGCGCGACAGGGGCGGCGTCCGGCTGGGCGACGAGCTCGAGCGGATCGGCTATCTCGGCTCGGAGCCCTGCGTTCCGCGCCCGCTTCGCGCCTACCTCGAGCTCCACATCGAGCAGGGCCCCATCCTCGAGGAGCAGCACCTCTCGGTGGGCGTGGTCGAGGGCATCGTCGCGATCTCCTGGTCGCGGCTCACGCTCACGGGCGTGCAGGATCACGCGGGCCCGACGCCCATGCGTATCCGCCACGACGCGCTCGTCGCGGCCGCCGAGATCGTCCGCGGCGTGCGCGAGATCCCGCGCAAGATCGGCGGCGACATGGTCTCGACCGTCGGCCGGCTCGACCTGACGCCCAATATTCCCAACGCGATCCCGGGGCGCGTCAGCCTGTCCGTCGACCTGCGCGCGCCCGACGAGCATCACGTCACCCGCGCCCTGGGCTTCCTCGACCGTCTCGTCAAAGACGCCGCCCGCGTCGAAGGGGTGACGTACGAGCTCGATCATTACTGGCGCGTGCCGCGGACCCACTTCGACATCGAGGTCGTGGACACGATCGAGGAAGCGGCCAAGGGTCTCGGGTACGGCTACCGGCGCATCCTCTCCGGAGCCGGACACGACGCGCAGTACATGGCGGCCATCTGCCCCACGGGGATGATCTTCGTCCCATCCCGCGACGGGCGCAGCCACTGCGAGGAGGAGTTCACGTCCATGGATGACATCGAGAAGGGCGCCAACACCCTCCTGCTGGCGGCCTCCAAGCTCGCCGGCGCGGCCTAG
- a CDS encoding ABC transporter ATP-binding protein has product MLELDAVTKRFGGLTAVREISLRAAPGEIVGIIGPNGAGKTTLFNVISGFFAPDGGRVLLDGRDVSRVPAHKICALGLCRTFQIVKPFGNLSVEDNVMIGGLTRLTSVAAARDEARRVIALCRLEPYAASPARSLPIGLRKRLEVARALATRPRLLLLDEVMAGLNATEIGEMIALIRALHAEGLGLIIIEHIMAAMMRLAQRIVVLHHGEKIAEGPPESIARDPRVVDAYLGEEFVLADA; this is encoded by the coding sequence ATGCTCGAGCTTGACGCCGTCACCAAGCGCTTCGGCGGCCTGACCGCCGTGCGGGAGATCTCGCTCCGGGCCGCGCCGGGCGAGATCGTCGGCATCATCGGCCCGAACGGAGCGGGTAAGACCACCCTCTTCAATGTCATCTCGGGCTTCTTCGCGCCCGACGGCGGCCGCGTCCTCCTCGACGGCCGTGACGTGTCCCGGGTGCCGGCACACAAGATCTGCGCGCTCGGCCTCTGTCGCACGTTCCAGATCGTCAAGCCCTTCGGCAACCTCTCCGTCGAGGACAACGTGATGATCGGCGGGCTCACCCGCCTGACGTCCGTGGCGGCGGCGCGCGACGAAGCCCGCCGAGTCATCGCTCTCTGCCGGCTCGAGCCCTACGCGGCGAGCCCCGCGCGCTCGCTGCCGATCGGGCTGCGAAAGCGTCTCGAGGTCGCGCGCGCCCTCGCGACCAGGCCGCGACTCCTCCTGCTCGACGAGGTCATGGCGGGCCTCAACGCGACCGAGATCGGCGAAATGATCGCGCTGATACGGGCGCTCCATGCCGAGGGACTCGGCCTGATCATCATCGAGCACATCATGGCGGCCATGATGCGCCTCGCCCAGCGCATCGTCGTCCTCCACCACGGCGAGAAGATCGCCGAAGGCCCGCCGGAGAGCATCGCGCGCGACCCGCGCGTCGTCGACGCCTACCTCGGGGAGGAGTTCGTGCTTGCTGACGCTTGA
- a CDS encoding branched-chain amino acid ABC transporter permease, whose product MRRHALALVVFGAAALTPLVIRDGFFLDSLILILMWGAISGAWNVAGGYAGQVSLGHSAFFGIGAYSAALMATRWNASPWLGMLAGVVLAMGAGLVIGYLSNRLKGPYFALATIAFSQVLLIVASRWRGFTAGSEGVPVPFRPGLWTLGFASKVSWVYLVLCLALAVYLVQVYLEHSRIGYQLAGVREDEDAAQALGIPSRRLKVMAVAASAALTSVCGTLWAQYVGFVDPFYVFSVDLSIRFALNAIIGGIGTAMGPFIGSILITSLETFLRAAFSDIRGGLVGIYLIIYGCLLIVVVRLIPQGLVGWFGQRFRVMRRYARA is encoded by the coding sequence GTGCGCCGCCACGCCCTCGCCCTCGTTGTCTTCGGCGCCGCCGCGCTGACGCCGCTCGTCATCCGTGACGGCTTCTTCCTCGACAGCCTCATCCTCATCCTGATGTGGGGCGCCATCTCGGGCGCCTGGAACGTCGCGGGCGGCTACGCGGGCCAGGTGTCGCTCGGGCACTCGGCCTTCTTCGGCATCGGCGCCTACTCGGCTGCGCTGATGGCCACGCGCTGGAACGCCTCGCCCTGGCTCGGCATGCTGGCGGGCGTCGTGCTGGCGATGGGCGCCGGGCTCGTCATCGGCTACCTGTCGAACAGGCTGAAGGGGCCCTACTTCGCGCTCGCGACCATCGCCTTCTCCCAGGTCCTGCTCATCGTGGCGAGCCGCTGGCGCGGCTTCACCGCGGGCTCAGAGGGTGTGCCCGTACCCTTCAGACCGGGCCTCTGGACGCTCGGCTTTGCGAGCAAGGTCTCGTGGGTCTACCTTGTCCTCTGTCTGGCGCTCGCCGTCTACCTCGTACAGGTCTACCTCGAGCACTCGCGGATCGGCTACCAGCTGGCCGGCGTCCGCGAGGACGAGGACGCCGCGCAGGCGCTCGGCATCCCCAGCCGCAGGCTCAAGGTCATGGCGGTGGCGGCGAGCGCCGCGCTGACAAGCGTCTGCGGCACGCTCTGGGCTCAGTACGTGGGCTTCGTCGATCCCTTCTACGTCTTCTCCGTGGATCTCTCGATCCGCTTCGCGCTCAACGCGATCATCGGCGGCATCGGCACGGCCATGGGCCCCTTCATCGGCTCCATCCTGATCACGTCGCTCGAAACGTTCCTCCGCGCCGCCTTCAGCGACATTCGGGGCGGGCTGGTCGGCATCTACCTCATCATCTACGGCTGCCTGCTGATCGTCGTGGTCCGCCTCATCCCCCAGGGCCTGGTCGGCTGGTTCGGCCAGCGCTTCCGCGTCATGCGTCGCTATGCTCGAGCTTGA
- a CDS encoding acyl-CoA dehydrogenase family protein, whose amino-acid sequence MAKNLLQRHGERLGALTSLEAEPEERRQMALAVRQLVEREIAPAAVEDDRAGRFPSASLDKLADLGLFGAVIPEDAGGLNLDGLAYALIAEEIGRGSASVASVLQDHLDAADLILRLGSAEQRLRLLPGLASGKRRGGILRRLREPAVRELNALRHADDFILSGDGLVAGPGRHADLFVLLAPVDEQMLAFVLAAGQPGFAMTEPFETPGRRGADLWHAQLKGCVVPARQTLGGTAAPDAAVIAGVQAAARVREAAAAVGLAQAAFETALRYSQQRSAFGAPICQHQAIQLKLADMATAIAVARLLTHRAAAEDGAGEATPAHAAMAHLHAAETAYMVTLEAMRIHGGYGYSAEFPVERYYRDAAALLAGEAGDEALRRAIARHAVANNYLHGGSA is encoded by the coding sequence ATCGCGAAGAACCTGCTCCAGCGCCATGGCGAGCGGCTGGGCGCCCTCACGTCGCTCGAGGCCGAGCCCGAAGAGCGCCGGCAGATGGCTCTCGCCGTGCGTCAACTGGTCGAGCGCGAGATCGCCCCGGCCGCCGTCGAGGACGACCGCGCCGGGCGCTTCCCTTCGGCATCGCTGGACAAGCTCGCGGATCTCGGGCTCTTCGGCGCCGTCATCCCGGAGGATGCTGGAGGCCTCAACCTCGACGGCCTCGCCTACGCCCTCATCGCCGAGGAGATCGGGCGCGGCTCGGCGTCGGTCGCATCCGTGCTCCAGGACCACCTCGACGCGGCCGATCTCATCCTGCGCCTGGGCTCGGCCGAGCAGCGCCTGCGGCTCCTGCCCGGGTTGGCCTCTGGCAAGCGCCGCGGCGGAATCCTGAGGCGCCTGCGCGAACCGGCGGTACGCGAGCTGAACGCGCTCAGGCATGCCGACGACTTCATCTTGAGCGGCGACGGCCTCGTCGCCGGCCCCGGCCGACACGCGGACCTGTTCGTTCTTCTGGCGCCCGTCGACGAGCAGATGCTCGCCTTCGTCCTCGCGGCGGGGCAGCCGGGCTTCGCCATGACCGAGCCCTTCGAGACGCCCGGGCGCCGCGGCGCCGATCTCTGGCACGCCCAGCTCAAGGGCTGCGTCGTGCCGGCGCGCCAGACGCTCGGCGGCACGGCCGCTCCCGACGCCGCGGTCATCGCGGGGGTCCAGGCGGCGGCGCGGGTGCGCGAGGCCGCCGCCGCCGTCGGCCTGGCGCAGGCCGCCTTCGAGACGGCGCTCCGCTACTCCCAGCAGCGCAGCGCGTTCGGCGCGCCCATCTGCCAGCACCAGGCGATCCAGCTCAAGCTGGCCGACATGGCGACGGCCATCGCGGTGGCCCGTCTCCTCACCCACCGGGCCGCCGCCGAAGACGGGGCGGGCGAGGCAACGCCGGCGCACGCGGCGATGGCCCATCTCCACGCCGCCGAGACGGCCTACATGGTGACGCTCGAGGCTATGCGCATCCATGGCGGCTACGGCTACAGCGCCGAGTTCCCCGTGGAACGCTACTATCGTGACGCCGCCGCGCTCCTGGCTGGCGAGGCCGGCGACGAGGCGCTTCGCCGCGCCATCGCGCGCCACGCCGTGGCCAACAACTATCTGCACGGCGGATCGGCGTGA
- a CDS encoding MaoC family dehydratase — protein sequence MSYGRYFEEFAVGQAFRHWPGRTITEADCTWFALLTMNQHPLHSDAHYAETYTQHKQRVVLGPLVYSVVIGMSVADISGRAIANLEVNALKHEKPTFIGDTLYAQSRVLELRESRQGDRGIVTVETIATNQRGDQVCSYTRKVLVPKKNHATLGEGKLPY from the coding sequence GTGAGCTACGGGCGCTACTTCGAGGAATTCGCCGTCGGGCAGGCCTTCAGGCACTGGCCCGGGCGCACGATCACCGAGGCGGACTGCACGTGGTTCGCGCTCTTGACCATGAACCAGCACCCGCTCCACTCGGACGCCCACTACGCCGAGACGTACACCCAGCACAAGCAGCGCGTGGTGCTGGGACCGCTCGTCTACAGCGTCGTCATCGGCATGAGCGTCGCCGACATCTCGGGGCGCGCCATCGCCAACCTCGAGGTGAACGCCCTCAAGCACGAGAAGCCGACCTTCATCGGCGACACCCTCTACGCGCAGAGCCGCGTGCTCGAGCTTCGCGAGTCGAGACAAGGCGATCGCGGCATCGTCACCGTCGAGACCATCGCGACCAACCAGCGGGGAGACCAGGTCTGCTCGTACACGCGGAAGGTTCTCGTGCCGAAGAAAAACCACGCCACGCTCGGAGAAGGGAAACTTCCCTACTGA
- a CDS encoding NUDIX hydrolase — protein MSDSHLHHQLSPQSIRFCPLCGGALERQAVPPEGKREMVCAGCSFVFYLNHKVVAATIPEDEGRVLLTRRTIQPARGKWTFPGGFVDWGEPVEDAAVRETWEETGLKVDLSGLLNVYSYPGTPIVIVVYRARVIEGEVRTCSENDRVEWVVPAEIPWEELAFPSTEAALRDFLSGRIL, from the coding sequence GTGAGCGATTCGCACCTGCACCACCAGCTGTCGCCCCAGAGCATCCGCTTCTGCCCGCTCTGCGGCGGCGCGCTCGAGCGGCAGGCCGTGCCGCCGGAAGGCAAGCGCGAGATGGTCTGCGCCGGCTGTTCCTTTGTCTTCTACCTGAACCACAAGGTCGTGGCCGCGACCATCCCCGAGGACGAGGGGCGCGTCCTGCTCACGCGCCGGACCATTCAGCCGGCGCGCGGAAAGTGGACCTTCCCCGGCGGTTTCGTAGATTGGGGCGAGCCCGTCGAGGACGCGGCGGTGCGGGAGACCTGGGAGGAGACCGGACTGAAGGTGGATCTTTCAGGCCTCCTGAACGTCTATTCCTACCCCGGCACGCCGATCGTGATCGTCGTCTACCGGGCGCGCGTGATCGAAGGCGAGGTCAGGACGTGCAGCGAGAACGACCGCGTCGAGTGGGTGGTGCCGGCCGAGATTCCATGGGAGGAGCTGGCCTTCCCGTCCACCGAGGCGGCGCTCCGCGATTTCCTCTCCGGCCGGATCCTCTAG
- a CDS encoding ABC transporter ATP-binding protein: MLTLEGIDAFYGDLQALHGVSLDVREGEIVALVGANAAGKTTTLRVISGTLPAGAGRVTFNGENLSRVPAHERVGRGIVQVPEGRRLFPFMTVRENLLLGAHPAAARAEQAQSLDRVLDLFPILSERTSQLAGSLSGGEQQMCAIGRALMTKPRLLMLDEPTLGIAPVLVQKIFETVATINRAGVTILLVEQNVRRALALAHRACVLENGRLVLAGAARDLAADDRLKKAYLGL, from the coding sequence TTGCTGACGCTTGAGGGCATCGACGCCTTCTACGGCGACCTCCAGGCCCTCCACGGCGTCAGCCTCGACGTGCGCGAGGGTGAGATCGTGGCGCTGGTCGGCGCCAACGCCGCCGGCAAGACGACCACGCTCCGCGTGATCTCGGGCACGCTGCCCGCCGGCGCCGGCCGCGTCACCTTCAACGGCGAGAACCTCTCCCGCGTCCCCGCGCACGAGCGTGTCGGCCGCGGCATCGTCCAGGTGCCCGAGGGGCGTCGCCTCTTCCCCTTCATGACGGTCCGCGAGAACCTGCTCCTGGGCGCGCACCCGGCCGCGGCGCGGGCCGAGCAGGCACAGAGCCTCGACCGCGTCCTCGACCTCTTTCCAATCCTGAGCGAGCGGACGAGCCAGCTGGCGGGGTCCCTCTCGGGGGGCGAGCAGCAGATGTGCGCCATCGGCCGGGCGCTCATGACGAAGCCGCGATTGCTCATGCTGGACGAGCCGACCCTCGGCATCGCCCCGGTGCTCGTCCAGAAGATCTTCGAGACCGTCGCCACCATCAACCGCGCGGGCGTGACCATCCTCCTCGTCGAGCAGAACGTGCGCCGGGCGTTGGCACTTGCCCACCGGGCCTGCGTGCTGGAAAATGGGCGTCTCGTGCTGGCCGGCGCCGCCCGCGACCTGGCCGCGGACGACCGGCTCAAGAAGGCGTATCTCGGACTCTGA
- a CDS encoding CoA transferase: protein MQPSPPPRGRGQGEGEASRAPLEGTRILSVSQFGAGPFGTQVLADLGAEIIKIEDPGVGGDSSRYVPPYQHEQDSLYFQSFNRGKKSLTLNLQHPTGQAVLHDLVKVSDAVFNNLRGDLPAKLGLTYDVLKAVNPRIVCCSLTGFGTTGPRAAEPAFDYLIQGYAGYMTVTGEPDGPPGKCGVSVIDFAGGYAGMVGLMVGLYDAQRTGIGRNVDISLLDTAVSMLSYFAIWALNRDWEPQRVAHSGHQTLVPTQNFPTRDGWIVVFCNKDKFWQALIERMGLPELGQDPRFTGFPDRFAHKAELVAILEARFVEKTTAEWLAHLRGHVPCAPVNTVAQALEDEQVRAREMIVEVDHPQFGRIREVASPIRTEGEIRHPAPAPALGQHTEAILTEILGYGSQTIARLRAEGVIGK, encoded by the coding sequence CTGCAACCCTCTCCCCCGCCGAGGGGGAGAGGGCAGGGTGAGGGGGAGGCGAGTCGGGCACCGCTCGAAGGCACGCGCATCCTGTCCGTCTCGCAGTTCGGGGCCGGCCCGTTCGGCACGCAGGTGCTGGCGGATCTCGGCGCCGAGATCATCAAGATCGAGGACCCGGGCGTGGGCGGCGACAGCTCGCGGTACGTGCCGCCGTACCAGCACGAGCAGGACTCGCTCTATTTCCAGTCGTTCAACCGCGGCAAGAAGTCGCTGACGCTCAACCTCCAGCATCCGACGGGCCAGGCCGTGCTCCACGACCTCGTCAAGGTCTCCGACGCGGTCTTCAACAACCTCCGCGGCGACCTTCCCGCCAAGCTCGGCCTGACCTACGACGTGCTCAAGGCCGTCAACCCCCGGATCGTCTGCTGCTCGCTCACCGGTTTCGGGACGACGGGGCCGCGCGCCGCCGAGCCGGCCTTCGACTACCTCATCCAGGGCTACGCGGGCTACATGACCGTCACCGGCGAGCCCGACGGCCCTCCGGGAAAATGCGGCGTGTCCGTCATCGACTTCGCGGGAGGCTACGCCGGCATGGTCGGCCTCATGGTCGGCCTCTACGACGCCCAGCGCACGGGGATCGGCCGCAACGTGGACATCTCGCTCCTGGACACGGCGGTGAGCATGCTTTCGTACTTCGCGATCTGGGCGCTCAACCGCGATTGGGAGCCTCAGCGCGTGGCGCACTCCGGCCACCAGACCCTCGTGCCGACGCAGAACTTCCCGACCAGGGACGGCTGGATCGTGGTCTTCTGCAACAAGGACAAGTTCTGGCAGGCGCTGATCGAGCGGATGGGACTGCCCGAGCTCGGACAGGACCCGCGCTTCACCGGCTTCCCGGATCGCTTCGCCCACAAGGCGGAGCTGGTCGCCATCCTGGAGGCGCGCTTCGTGGAGAAGACCACGGCCGAATGGCTGGCCCACCTGCGCGGGCATGTGCCATGCGCGCCCGTGAACACCGTGGCGCAGGCGCTCGAAGACGAGCAGGTGCGCGCCCGCGAGATGATCGTCGAGGTGGACCACCCACAGTTCGGCCGCATCCGCGAGGTGGCGAGCCCCATCAGGACCGAGGGCGAGATCCGGCATCCGGCGCCCGCCCCTGCCCTCGGCCAGCACACCGAAGCGATCCTGACCGAGATCCTGGGCTACGGAAGCCAGACCATCGCCCGGCTCCGGGCGGAAGGAGTCATCGGCAAATGA
- a CDS encoding acyl-CoA dehydrogenase family protein — MSDERFKAIGMDDISMPGGWSVSDGQTFLYTPAEREIMHQSRAFVQREILPQAAGAHREVKQIKARHEGKERREKLRALAKAYLKQLGEAGLTGALFPEEFGGNGRGVVAECIIDEELGAAGHPGDTIRAVSLTLGTISILRYGTPEQKKRHIPARLRGDELAALAITEPQVGSDTSRMQTKAVLQGDRWVINGQKRFITGGGLADYLTLFAITEEGAHPHKGMSTFIVPMDHPGVSIQRQLDEVIMGDMMDNAWIDFKDVDIPKENLLGPLNGGYHVLMDELDTERVTYCMAALGSARRALEIAAEYSTKRIQFKQPIAMFEGVSFKLAEMYTALDAARQLVYRTAKMVEAGIPAQRESAVTKLFVAESVWKIVDHAMQVLGGIGYTTDFPIQAIFRNARLLRIGAGSDEIMKFLIAREILKEIKG, encoded by the coding sequence ATGAGCGACGAGCGCTTCAAGGCAATCGGCATGGACGACATCAGCATGCCCGGCGGCTGGTCGGTCAGCGACGGGCAGACCTTCCTGTACACGCCCGCCGAGCGCGAGATCATGCACCAGAGCCGCGCCTTCGTCCAGCGTGAGATCCTCCCGCAGGCGGCCGGCGCCCACCGCGAGGTCAAGCAGATCAAGGCGCGCCACGAAGGCAAGGAGCGCCGCGAGAAGCTCCGCGCCCTGGCCAAGGCCTACCTCAAGCAGCTGGGCGAGGCGGGCCTCACGGGCGCGCTCTTCCCCGAGGAGTTTGGCGGCAACGGGCGCGGCGTGGTCGCCGAGTGCATCATCGACGAGGAGCTGGGGGCAGCCGGGCACCCCGGCGACACCATCCGCGCCGTCTCGCTGACGCTCGGGACGATTTCAATCCTCCGCTACGGCACGCCCGAGCAGAAGAAGCGCCACATCCCCGCGCGCCTCAGGGGAGATGAATTGGCCGCGCTCGCCATCACCGAGCCCCAGGTCGGCTCCGACACCTCGCGGATGCAGACGAAGGCAGTTCTCCAGGGCGACCGCTGGGTCATCAACGGCCAGAAGCGCTTCATCACCGGCGGCGGGCTCGCGGACTACCTGACGCTGTTCGCCATCACCGAGGAAGGCGCGCACCCGCACAAGGGCATGTCCACCTTCATCGTGCCCATGGACCACCCGGGGGTAAGCATCCAGCGCCAGCTCGACGAAGTCATCATGGGCGACATGATGGACAACGCCTGGATCGATTTCAAAGACGTGGACATCCCCAAGGAGAACCTGCTGGGGCCGCTCAACGGCGGCTACCACGTGCTCATGGACGAGCTCGACACCGAGCGCGTCACCTACTGCATGGCGGCACTGGGCTCCGCGCGCCGCGCGCTCGAGATCGCCGCCGAGTATTCCACCAAGCGGATCCAGTTCAAGCAGCCGATCGCCATGTTCGAGGGCGTGTCCTTCAAGCTGGCCGAGATGTACACGGCGCTGGATGCCGCCCGCCAGCTCGTCTACCGCACTGCCAAGATGGTCGAGGCGGGCATCCCCGCCCAGCGCGAGTCGGCGGTGACCAAGCTCTTCGTGGCCGAGTCCGTGTGGAAGATCGTGGACCACGCGATGCAGGTCCTGGGCGGGATCGGCTACACGACCGACTTCCCCATCCAGGCCATCTTCCGCAACGCGCGCCTGCTGAGGATCGGCGCGGGATCGGACGAGATCATGAAGTTCCTGATTGCCCGAGAGATCCTCAAGGAAATAAAGGGGTGA
- a CDS encoding ABC transporter substrate-binding protein — MRRRHAVLSAFIAVIALTFISPPFVRSTEGQALQGEYKIGLLEPLTGPLAFEGKRHLDGYEVMRDLINAQGGVMGKKLVFVVGDATDPTAAASEANRLITREGVKIITGTYSSTLCGAASEAASRQNVIYWESSCVDPRFNKRGLKNVFRTEIDATGFGWYNVEFIAKHLAPRFNLKPNQIKVAFLAEDSSYGQGVTEAARLRAKNDFGMQEVALEYYAYASTNDFSPIIAKFKQLNPDVVHHIARSSDAVLFWRQSKEQNFQFKALVHAGATGYGSIDFGKALGADGNGPFVLAEPGPGLRLESFRPEARKLEQDFSEAIKKRTGDEPLASHRLAGSGLWVLKVVLDQSKTDELEKFRATVLALDMPVGSMLNGWGVKFAENGQNANERVQHYMLQWQQGRMMTVWPEEFTTGRAKWIPLGAWDQRK; from the coding sequence ATGCGCCGTCGCCACGCCGTTCTCTCTGCCTTCATCGCGGTCATCGCGCTCACCTTTATCTCGCCCCCCTTCGTTCGGAGCACCGAGGGCCAGGCCCTCCAGGGCGAGTACAAGATCGGCCTCCTGGAGCCCCTGACAGGGCCCCTGGCCTTCGAGGGCAAGCGGCACCTCGACGGCTACGAGGTGATGCGCGACCTGATCAACGCGCAGGGTGGCGTCATGGGCAAGAAGCTCGTCTTCGTCGTGGGTGACGCCACGGACCCGACGGCTGCGGCCAGCGAAGCCAACCGGCTCATCACCCGCGAGGGCGTCAAGATCATCACCGGCACGTACTCCTCCACGCTCTGCGGCGCGGCCAGCGAGGCGGCCTCTCGTCAGAACGTCATCTACTGGGAGTCCTCCTGCGTGGACCCGCGCTTCAACAAGCGCGGCCTGAAGAACGTCTTCCGCACCGAGATCGACGCGACCGGCTTCGGCTGGTACAACGTCGAGTTCATCGCCAAGCACCTCGCGCCGCGCTTCAACCTCAAGCCGAATCAGATCAAGGTCGCCTTTCTCGCCGAGGACTCCTCCTACGGCCAGGGTGTGACGGAGGCGGCGCGGCTGCGGGCCAAGAACGATTTCGGAATGCAGGAAGTCGCCCTCGAGTACTACGCCTATGCCTCGACCAATGACTTCTCGCCGATCATCGCCAAGTTCAAGCAGCTGAACCCCGATGTCGTCCACCACATCGCGCGGAGCTCCGATGCCGTGCTCTTCTGGCGGCAGTCGAAGGAACAGAACTTCCAGTTCAAGGCGCTGGTCCACGCGGGCGCCACGGGCTACGGCTCCATCGACTTCGGCAAGGCGCTGGGCGCCGACGGCAACGGCCCCTTCGTCCTGGCCGAACCCGGCCCCGGTCTCCGTCTCGAGTCGTTCCGGCCGGAAGCCCGCAAGCTCGAGCAGGACTTCAGCGAGGCGATCAAGAAACGGACGGGCGACGAGCCGCTGGCGAGTCACCGCCTGGCCGGATCCGGGCTCTGGGTGCTCAAGGTCGTCCTCGACCAGTCCAAGACCGACGAGCTCGAAAAGTTCCGCGCGACAGTTCTGGCCCTCGACATGCCTGTCGGCTCGATGCTGAACGGCTGGGGGGTCAAGTTCGCCGAAAACGGCCAGAACGCCAACGAGCGCGTCCAGCACTACATGCTGCAGTGGCAGCAGGGACGGATGATGACAGTGTGGCCGGAGGAGTTTACGACGGGCCGGGCGAAGTGGATCCCGCTCGGCGCCTGGGACCAGCGTAAGTAA
- a CDS encoding branched-chain amino acid ABC transporter permease — protein sequence MSAVPQLLVSTVLLGGIYALIAVGLTLIFGIMRVVNFAHGEFLMLGMYLAFWSFTLWGLDPYFILVVAIPLFFAIGLAVYALVMRGVIHASHNVQIFTTVGLSTALQNVALVLWTGDFRFVRPWESSVVIRIFGAATNLSQVIAFSVACLFTLALFAFMKWTHAGRVMRATAQDGEAATLMGINTDRVYRLAFAIGIACVGVAGVLVSPLYSVYPTAGLQFVLLAYVVVVLGGLGDMVGALLGALIVAGIEVIGSYVFGSAWKEVIYFVLFIAVLIFRPAGILGQRGAEALGA from the coding sequence GTGTCAGCGGTCCCGCAGCTGCTCGTCTCCACCGTCCTGTTGGGCGGCATCTACGCCCTCATCGCGGTGGGCCTGACGCTGATTTTTGGGATCATGCGCGTGGTCAACTTCGCCCACGGCGAGTTCCTGATGCTGGGGATGTACCTGGCGTTCTGGTCCTTCACGCTCTGGGGCCTAGACCCGTACTTCATCCTGGTGGTCGCGATTCCGCTCTTCTTCGCGATCGGGCTCGCGGTCTATGCCCTCGTCATGCGAGGGGTCATCCACGCCAGCCACAACGTCCAGATCTTCACCACCGTGGGGCTCTCGACCGCGCTCCAGAACGTGGCGCTCGTTCTTTGGACGGGCGACTTCCGCTTCGTCAGGCCCTGGGAGTCCTCGGTGGTCATCCGCATCTTCGGCGCCGCCACCAACCTGTCCCAGGTGATCGCGTTCTCCGTCGCCTGCCTCTTCACGCTCGCCCTCTTCGCCTTCATGAAGTGGACGCACGCCGGTCGCGTCATGCGCGCAACCGCGCAGGACGGCGAGGCCGCCACGCTCATGGGCATCAACACCGACCGCGTCTACCGCCTTGCCTTCGCCATCGGCATCGCCTGCGTCGGAGTGGCGGGCGTGCTGGTCTCGCCCCTGTACTCCGTGTACCCGACGGCCGGGCTCCAGTTCGTGCTCCTCGCCTATGTCGTCGTCGTCCTGGGAGGTCTCGGTGACATGGTCGGCGCGCTCCTGGGCGCCCTGATCGTGGCGGGCATCGAAGTCATCGGCTCCTACGTCTTCGGCTCGGCCTGGAAGGAAGTCATCTACTTCGTCCTGTTCATCGCGGTGCTGATCTTCCGGCCCGCCGGGATCTTGGGCCAGCGCGGCGCCGAAGCGCTCGGCGCCTGA